The segment CTCCCGGGAGATCGACGCGACCTTCGCCGGAACAGAGTCGGACCCCGTCATGGCGGCGTTGCGGGAGGCGGCCCGCCGGTACCTCCTGGCGAGGATCCGGTAGCACAGCCCATGGAACCCTCTTCTTCCCTCCAGGTGCAGGAGCGGGTCCGCAAGCTCGTGGACCGGATCCAGGGACTGCCGACCTTGCCGTCCATGCTTCACAACATCAACCAGATGATCCTGAACCCGCGCACCTCGGCCAAGGAGGTCGCTCAGGTGATCTCGAGCGATCCCTCCCTGACCTCCAAGGTCCTGCGGGTCGTCAATTCCTCGTTCTACGGTTTCCCCAACCGCATCACCACGATCACCCACGCGATCGTGATCCTGGGGTTCAACACGATCAAGTCGATCGTCCTGTCTTCCACGATCTTCGACGTCTTCCGGCGCGCGGCCCGGCCGGGGGACGCCTTCGACCGCGCGGAGTTCTGGAAGCACTCGATCGGGTGCGGGGCCGCCGCCAAGGTTCTCGGCCGCCGGCTTCAGTATCCCATGCTGGAGGAGCTCTTCATCGCGGGACTCCTTCATGACGTGGGCAAGATCGT is part of the Planctomycetota bacterium genome and harbors:
- a CDS encoding HDOD domain-containing protein, translating into MEPSSSLQVQERVRKLVDRIQGLPTLPSMLHNINQMILNPRTSAKEVAQVISSDPSLTSKVLRVVNSSFYGFPNRITTITHAIVILGFNTIKSIVLSSTIFDVFRRAARPGDAFDRAEFWKHSIGCGAAAKVLGRRLQYPMLEELFIAGLLHDVGKIVLDQFLPDMFDEVLRCVRQKNLLIVDAEAQVLGATHADVGAWLFERWNLSRGLVETTRCHHNPALASENPRFSEIIHLADILVRALRFGNGGDARIPRVHEGAWKSLGLRVEDLDGLLEETGAEIEKAVVFLDFIK